AAGGTTTCGTTGACGGCCAAGTGAAGTTGGCGGCTGATGGAGCCACCCATCGATCGTTCGTCGCGGACACGCAAGTCGACCAGTTGCACGTCAGGCATCGGACGATGTCCGACGCGGTGCGGCATCGAAATCAGTTCGGCGTGTCCGGTTGCGGTGGCGTGCCATGATTCCAATGACGGCGTGGCGCTTCCCAGTAGCAGCGGAATCTTCAGTGACCGCGCTCTGGCATAGGCGACTTTACGCGCGTGGTAGCGAGGCTGGCTGTCTTGTTTAAACGAACCGTCGTGTTCTTCATCAAGGATGATCAGTCCAAGACGTGGCAGCGGTGCGAATACGGCGCTGCGTGGGCCGACGACAACCTGGACTTCCCCGCGGCGAATGCGTTGCCATTGGTAGTGCCGTTCTGCCGGAGTCATCTGACTGTGCAGGACGGCAACCGACTGAAAGCGTCGTTCAAATCGGCCGCGTGTTTGTGGCGTCAAGCTGATCTCGGGGACCAGGACGATCGCGGCGCGGCCGTATTTGACTACATGTTCGATGGCTTTGATGTAGACCTCCGTTTTGCCGCTGCCGGTCACGCCATGCAACAGAAGCGTTCGCGGTTCGGCGGAATCGACTGCTTCGGTAATCTTGTCTAAGGCCGCGGACTGCTCGTCAGTCAGTTCGTGTTTTTCGACGGATTCGCCATCACTCGCTTGCCAGCGGGTGGTCATTCCGGAAGACATTTCACGCTGTTTAGATTCCGTGACCATGCCTTTTTTACGCAGAGCCCGCACAGGGGCAGCGGTACAATCGGCATGCACCATCAATTGCGACTCGGTCATCGGCCGGCCAGCAGCGATCAGCAATCGCAAGGCACGCTGTTGTTTTGGTGGTAAGGCTTCGACGGTTGATTCGTCTTTCGTGATAGGCGCCGGCGTCAGATAGAGACGTTCTCGCGTACCGGCTTGCGAGCGGACACTGCTGGGAATTAGGGCGTCGAAGACTTGTCCTGCTGGCGACTGGTAATAGTGGCTCATCCATGTGACCAGTCGAACCAATGCCCGGTCGCACAGCGGTTCGCCGTCGAGGACTTCGCTGACATCGCTGAGTGAACGTCCGCCACTTGCGCCGACTTTCGTTTCGATACACCACCCGGTGGTCGGTTGCTTTCGCCGTCCCAAAGGCACATGAACTCGCATGCCCGGCTGAAGGGTATCGCGAAAGCGGTCCGGGATACGATAGTCGTAGGGGCCGAACGGCGCTTCACGGAACACGACACAGGCGATCGCGGTGTCATCTTCGGTTTCCAGTTCCCATGGCGGCGGATCAGTATCAAACAATTCGCCTTGTGTGGTGCCGTCATCCGGTTTGGAATCCAGGTCGAGGGAGTCGCGTTTTTCGAGTTCCGCGTATGGGACCGAATCTAATTCGTCAAAACCTGGGGCGGTGAGTCCTCCATCGACCGTTCGTCTGGGGCCAGTTTGGGATTCTGCGTCCGTCGCCGGTGCCCGACGGTGTGTCTTTGCGGGCAGCGAGATACGATGTTTGGGATCGGCATGGTGTTCGACGCTTGGAGCTCTTTTACCCTGTTTTGGCTGATCCCCATCGTCGGATCGGGGGGCGTGATGATCGGATGGGAACGGAGGTGACATGTTGGAACGGCCATCGGGTTGGCCATTGGTGCAAGGCGTTGTAGCGTGGACATCGGTCAGCATAAGGGATTCCGTCACCATTTGAATCGTCGAAACGCAGTCACGGCGAATTGTTTGATGGCCGGTGACACGGTTGGTCTTGGTGTGATGGAATCGTTGAGACTGCTGATTGGATCCGTCCGTTTGGTCACGAGTTAGGAAAGCGACGAATGCGTTTGGGAATTTTTGGCGGCTCATTCGACCCCGTTCATCTTGGACACCTTTGGATCGGTGAAGCAGCGATGGAGTCGTTGAACCTGGATCGACTGCACTGGATCCCGACAGCTGAGCAGCCACTCAAGCCCGGGGGGGCGGTCGCGACCGCGGATCAGCGAGCCGAAATGGTTCGATTGGCCGTCAGCGGGCGAGATGGCTTTGTGATGGACGATCGAGAGATACGTCGACAAGGTGTTAGCTACTCGGTTGATACGATCGATGAGATAGCGCAGGAGTTTCCATCTGCGGAGCTGTTTTTGGTCATCGGTAGTGATTCGCTAGCGTCGATGCAAAAATGGCATCAACCCGAAAAGCTGCTTTCGCTCGTTCAGCTTGCAGTGGTGCAGCGAGGTGGCGAGCCCCCGATCGATTTTTCGGTGCTTGACAGAATCATCCAGCCATCAAGGATCGAACTGTTTCGGGCGAACGTCATCGAGATGCCCATCATCGAAATATCAAGCCGAGAAATTCGGGACCGCGTTCGCTCGGGACGCACGGTTCGCTATCGGGTCCCGCATGCGGTGCAGGCCTTTATCAAGGCAAGCCGCTTATATTTGGATTCCTCGCCATAGCAATCGCCGATCATCGATCAATACGATGACGAAATCTTATTGGGCGAGTGCTTTTGCCAAGCGAATGGTTTCGTTGACCATCTGTTCGAGGCGGGTTTGGATAGCTTCGTTGCTAATTTCGTTGCCTTCGAAGGCATCGCCAGTCGCATAGACGAACCTTGGCACGATCAGGCAGCGGAAATCGAGCATCAAGCTATTGGCAAGTCCCATCGCGCTCATGTAGCTGCCCGCGCCACCGGCAGCCAGCATCATCGCGACGACTTTTCCGGTCCACTTCTTGCCAGTGAGTTCGACCGCGTTTTTGATCGCGGCGTTGACGTCGTAGTTGTAAATCGGTGAAGCGATCATGACGGCATCGGCAGATTCGATCAGCTTGCCCAATTCGATGACGTTGGCATCGCCGTACGCAGATGCGCCGTCACAGAAAGGAAGCGGCGATTCAGCGAGGTCGTACCAGGCGACTTCTTGGTGGGCGTCTGTGAGCAGGGTTTTTGCAGCCGTCGCCAGCAATCGGCTGCGGCTTCCGGGGTTCAAGCTGGCGCTGATTACCAGAATCATGGTGACCAATTGAAACGAGGGACATTGGCAGAATGCGACACGGACCGAAGGTTTCTTCTGCTTTGGAGGCAAGGATCGCTTCTGGGTAAAAGTGCGACCGGGCGAACCGAAGGCTATGAATGCTACTGCGATCCTACGGTGTTACCGGGATCCTAGAGCAACGTGCGGTGGGGGTAAATGGTCGGTTAGGAATTTGAACCGGCCTTTCACAGCCCGGTTGGCTGTGGGCGCAAAAAAAGAGCGGCACCAATACGAAGTTGGTCCGCTCTTAAAAGAAGCCTATTTGGGCGAGGGCTTTAACAGATCGGGCAAGCTTGCTTAGCAGCAGCCCGAATAGTCATCGGTGTCCATGCCCAAGCGGTGTTTCAGCGTATTAAATTGATCGAAGAACGCTTCGCTGCTGCTGTGAACATGCTCGGCTTCGGTAATGAATTTCAGTTTTTCGTCTGGGTAGACATCACCATCAATGAAGGTCTTTTCAAAGTGGTTCAGTGGCTTGCCGTAGACGATGATCAGCTTGTGTTCGTCAAGCTGGACTTCTTGTCGTAGCGAAGGGTTAATCACCGCGACGCCGGTACAGCCATCGTTGAGCAACAAGTCTTCGTGGTCGAGCAACACACTTTTGAGCACCGGCATATCGATGTGCTCACGATAAAGATCTTGATTGTGTGAATTGTGGTGATGGCTTGTTTCCAGTACGACGTCGACGACTGGACCTAGATGGTCGATCAGTTCGAGGAACAAGTCCATGATCGAACGGCGGGTAACCGACGCCATGATCACGGGGGTGCGAACTTGGCTACTGTCATCGACATATTCGTCGAATCGAAAGCCTTGCTTCGGGACAACTTGTAGGTCGTAGCTGGGGCGAATGGCATCGGTCAGGTCAAACGGGCCATAGGACTTGATGCCCATATGCGTTTGCAGTTCTTCTTCCGACAAAGCTTCGAAGCTTCCCGGTGTGAAGACCGATCCAGTTTCTTCGGCCGTGTTGTTTCGGAGGATGCGTTTCAAAAAGCCCATATCAGGCGGTCCGATCATGTCGTGGGGTTCACGGGGGGATGTCATCGGGTGAATGGAATGAGAGCTTCCTTCGCCCGATCTACAGCCAACGCTAGGTCACTTCGAAGCGTCGTCGACCGCAATCGAAATGCCGTCTTGGTCCCAAAAGGAAATCCATCAGTCCTGAACGCACTAACCGGCAGAATCGTTCTGGCTGTTGCAATCGGGCTCCATCTGGTGAGTGTTTTATGTTGTTTCAAAGCAACATCCCGGGTGACATTTTGCAGCGTTTCGCCCTTCAATGTCGAACTGCGGTCGTCCGTCGATATAATGCGGTCTCCATGGGAAGCGAGCTTTCAAAGTGTTCTTGGGTGAAATTGGTGCGCCGAATCAAACTTTTACTGATACTGCTGTCGTCCCCCCTGCTTTTGACAGGCCTGGCCGGATGCGATTGGCTGATACCGCCGCGGCCGCAGATCGGAACATCCAATCAAGCGGAAACGAATGCATCGACGGGAAGTGACAGTTCCGAAGCGGCATCGCTAAACGAAGCTTCCGCATCGGCGAAAGAAGCGTCTGCGAGCTTTGAAGGTCGATGGCAGTTGTGGTACCTGCATCGCATGGGGCGTCAGGTAGTCGGGATGAGCAAGCTTTCGGCTGAAGAAGTGATTGATGCCAATACAATCGCGTCGGGAGATTCGCTGGTTCGCTATGAACGCGAAGACCAACTGATCGTGCGTGATCATTCGATGCAGTATTTGCAGGAAACGGTAACGACGAGCACTGAATCACGCGATGCGAACGTCAAATCGTTGCAGTCGACATTGATGAGTGGCTTCACCCGTTACGCGGCTTCCGCATCGCGGCACGGCAACCGGTTGGCTTTTCGTTTTCAAGTCAGCGGTGCTGAACCGACGACCCAAGATGTGGCTTGGGCCGACGGGATGCGTGGTCCCTTCGGTGTCGAGCAATCTTTACGTCGCCAAATGATGCAGGCCGGAGAAACTCGACGGCTTGAGGGGCTTAATTCATCGCTCGGCGCTGTCGCCATGTTCGAACTTCGCTGCACCGGTCTGGCATCGGTGGCGATGTTTGACGGAACCTATCAAACGTTAACCGAAATCGAAGCGACAACCTTCGTCGATGGAAAGACAGCCGATGAGCAGGTGCTGTGGGTAAAGGATGACGGCGTGATCGAAAAGGTTTTGCATCCTTCGATCCCTCTGGAATCGTTCCGTGTCGAAGCGGTCGAGGCCTTAAAGGAGTTTCGTCAGCCGATCGCGCCAGTTCTCGTCAGCGCCAAGGGCACCTATTTTCCTGTGACGGATGCGGATGAGGGGAAAATGGATGTCGGGATCCGAACGAAGGACCTTGGACAGGTCGGCTATGTGGTGTCCAAGGTCGCCGGTCGCGATCGAGATGACGAATCGCTGGTGCCTGCCTTTGCAAACCAAGCAACGAAGAACGTCTTGTACGGACAACAGGTTGTCGTCGCTGTTGAGCCCAAGGAACTTACTGATTTTGAGTTCGATCAGCCGCAACCTACAGCAGATGATTTGGCCCAAACCAAGCTTCTCGAAATCGAGCATCCGTCGCTGGTAAAGCTCGTCCAATCTGATTGGGAAGAAGCTAGTAATACGCTGTCGGGATCGCTTATCGAACTGGTGCGAAATTCGACCAGCGGCTTGTCATTGGTTCCACAAGGTCCGATGCGTTCGGCCGCAACGGTACTGAAATCCGGTAGCGGCGGCGAAATCGACCAAGCCGTCTTCGCCGCCGCGCTGCTTCGTGTCAATCAAATTCCTGCACGCGTCGTCTTCGGATATGCTCCGGCTGATAATCAAACCGCGGCAAAGGATTACACGCTGTTGAAATTGACCGCTTGGGTCGTCGCCTATGTTGACGATCAGTGGTATTCGGTCAATCCGGTTTCACTGCGGATTAACCCTGCGGATCATCTGGCCATTCGAATTTCGTCAGCTGATACCGAATTGCCGTACCAACTGCGCGACGTCTTTAGTGACATTGCCGAACTTGAGGTGCAAATCCGCGGCGGACGTTGATTCCGCCTCAGATCTACTGGCCACAATCAGCCTTTCCGCGACTGTAGGAATTCAGCAACCGCGGCCAGCAGCGGGTCGATTGTTTGTGATTGAATCTCGTGCGGTGGAGCCCAATCGAACCAGCGAAAGTCAGGATGCTCGGTCAGACGCGGCTTGAAAGGCTCGTCAACTTCGCCGATGAAATACGTCACGCGTTTTTCGACAGCTTTGCCGTCGCGTTTGTACTTAACCGGATACACCAAACGGAATCGGAAATCTGGATCAAGCGAAACCTTGTGCTGTGCGATTCCGGTTTCTTCTTCAGTTTCGCGAAGCGCCGTTTCCATGTCCGATTCGTTGCCGTCGCGATGTCCCTTGGGCAGATCCCAGCGGTCTTTGTGGCGGAGTAGCAGAAACTGTTGCGGGGTGGATCGTGTTACGATCAATATCCCCGCCGCGTATTTGACTTTACGTCCCGGTGTGGCGATTTCGAAATCGTCGTCATCGACATGGGGATTTTTGTCAGCGTTCATCGGTCGGATCACGATCCAGGGGAAGGGAGAACTGGCAGCAATGACGAGCTTGCTTGATCGACAGGTATGCTGACGTTATCAAATGCCAACTTCGGCTGGTAGGCTTTCTGGGCCTACCCGGTCATGCGTTTTCCTAGGCAGACTGCCAGCAGCAAATCGAGCACAACAGAAACAGATGAAGATCTATACCAAAACGGGGGATGCTGGAAGTACCGGGTTGTTTGGAGGTCCGAGGGTTGGGAAAGACGACATTCGGATCGAGGCTTACGGCACAATCGACGAACTCAATGCGGCGCTAGGCTGCGTTCGCTCAGCGGGGGCGGTTAGCGGGCGGTTTGACCAATCACTGGACGAGCAGCTGGAGCATATTCAGCGAGAACTTTTTTCGATCGGTGCAGAGCTCGCCACGCCGAATCCCGATCAGCATGATCTGCGGGTGATCAACAACCAGCATGTCGAACGAATCGAATCGTGGATTGATCAGCACGAGTCAGGATTGACGCCTTTGAAGCAGTTTATCTTGCCCGGTGGAAGTCATGCGGCATCGATCCTGCACCTCGCGCGGGCAATTTGCCGGCGTGCCGAACGCCGGGTTGTGACGTTGGCGGCGAGCGAAGGGGTGACAATTTCGGACGCTGTGATTGTCTATCTGAATCGTTTGAGCGACTATTTATTTGTTCTCAGTCGCGAGGCTAATTCACAGGCCGGGATCGGCGATGTCCACTGGACACGGCCCGAATCACCCGCTTAAGTGAAAAAAATGCTCTCTATTCCGGCTGGGGTCTGCCCGCTGGATGGACTTTGCCAGCGGAGTATACAATAGAGTCTTAAGGTAAAGGATGAA
The Stieleria sp. JC731 genome window above contains:
- a CDS encoding cob(I)yrinic acid a,c-diamide adenosyltransferase, with the protein product MKIYTKTGDAGSTGLFGGPRVGKDDIRIEAYGTIDELNAALGCVRSAGAVSGRFDQSLDEQLEHIQRELFSIGAELATPNPDQHDLRVINNQHVERIESWIDQHESGLTPLKQFILPGGSHAASILHLARAICRRAERRVVTLAASEGVTISDAVIVYLNRLSDYLFVLSREANSQAGIGDVHWTRPESPA
- the nadD gene encoding nicotinate (nicotinamide) nucleotide adenylyltransferase, which produces MRLGIFGGSFDPVHLGHLWIGEAAMESLNLDRLHWIPTAEQPLKPGGAVATADQRAEMVRLAVSGRDGFVMDDREIRRQGVSYSVDTIDEIAQEFPSAELFLVIGSDSLASMQKWHQPEKLLSLVQLAVVQRGGEPPIDFSVLDRIIQPSRIELFRANVIEMPIIEISSREIRDRVRSGRTVRYRVPHAVQAFIKASRLYLDSSP
- a CDS encoding NADPH-dependent FMN reductase — its product is MILVISASLNPGSRSRLLATAAKTLLTDAHQEVAWYDLAESPLPFCDGASAYGDANVIELGKLIESADAVMIASPIYNYDVNAAIKNAVELTGKKWTGKVVAMMLAAGGAGSYMSAMGLANSLMLDFRCLIVPRFVYATGDAFEGNEISNEAIQTRLEQMVNETIRLAKALAQ
- a CDS encoding transglutaminase-like domain-containing protein, whose protein sequence is MRRIKLLLILLSSPLLLTGLAGCDWLIPPRPQIGTSNQAETNASTGSDSSEAASLNEASASAKEASASFEGRWQLWYLHRMGRQVVGMSKLSAEEVIDANTIASGDSLVRYEREDQLIVRDHSMQYLQETVTTSTESRDANVKSLQSTLMSGFTRYAASASRHGNRLAFRFQVSGAEPTTQDVAWADGMRGPFGVEQSLRRQMMQAGETRRLEGLNSSLGAVAMFELRCTGLASVAMFDGTYQTLTEIEATTFVDGKTADEQVLWVKDDGVIEKVLHPSIPLESFRVEAVEALKEFRQPIAPVLVSAKGTYFPVTDADEGKMDVGIRTKDLGQVGYVVSKVAGRDRDDESLVPAFANQATKNVLYGQQVVVAVEPKELTDFEFDQPQPTADDLAQTKLLEIEHPSLVKLVQSDWEEASNTLSGSLIELVRNSTSGLSLVPQGPMRSAATVLKSGSGGEIDQAVFAAALLRVNQIPARVVFGYAPADNQTAAKDYTLLKLTAWVVAYVDDQWYSVNPVSLRINPADHLAIRISSADTELPYQLRDVFSDIAELEVQIRGGR
- a CDS encoding bis(5'-nucleosyl)-tetraphosphatase, with translation MNADKNPHVDDDDFEIATPGRKVKYAAGILIVTRSTPQQFLLLRHKDRWDLPKGHRDGNESDMETALRETEEETGIAQHKVSLDPDFRFRLVYPVKYKRDGKAVEKRVTYFIGEVDEPFKPRLTEHPDFRWFDWAPPHEIQSQTIDPLLAAVAEFLQSRKG
- the priA gene encoding primosomal protein N', whose amino-acid sequence is MSRQKFPNAFVAFLTRDQTDGSNQQSQRFHHTKTNRVTGHQTIRRDCVSTIQMVTESLMLTDVHATTPCTNGQPDGRSNMSPPFPSDHHAPRSDDGDQPKQGKRAPSVEHHADPKHRISLPAKTHRRAPATDAESQTGPRRTVDGGLTAPGFDELDSVPYAELEKRDSLDLDSKPDDGTTQGELFDTDPPPWELETEDDTAIACVVFREAPFGPYDYRIPDRFRDTLQPGMRVHVPLGRRKQPTTGWCIETKVGASGGRSLSDVSEVLDGEPLCDRALVRLVTWMSHYYQSPAGQVFDALIPSSVRSQAGTRERLYLTPAPITKDESTVEALPPKQQRALRLLIAAGRPMTESQLMVHADCTAAPVRALRKKGMVTESKQREMSSGMTTRWQASDGESVEKHELTDEQSAALDKITEAVDSAEPRTLLLHGVTGSGKTEVYIKAIEHVVKYGRAAIVLVPEISLTPQTRGRFERRFQSVAVLHSQMTPAERHYQWQRIRRGEVQVVVGPRSAVFAPLPRLGLIILDEEHDGSFKQDSQPRYHARKVAYARARSLKIPLLLGSATPSLESWHATATGHAELISMPHRVGHRPMPDVQLVDLRVRDERSMGGSISRQLHLAVNETLREKGQIILLLNRRGFATTIQCPACGHVVACPECEMPLTHHRDGSKAVCHYCDYTIATPPWCPECKFDGIRYSGLGTQKLEVEVKARFPNARVARMDSDTMRRPGSHQKVLAAFRSGEIDLLLGTQMIAKGLDFPNVLLVGVINADAALHFPDFRAGERTFQLVTQVAGRTGRGSRGGRVIVQTFSPEHMAIQAASRHDYVQFANAEIANRRKFNYPPLGSVARIIIRGTVEDVTEATAYLLLQRLESARERLGAEVRILGPAPPPIVKLRGKYRFHLLLQSIDPLQLGATIRMATKSFKIPEKDDVQYVVDIDPLDML